In one window of Henckelia pumila isolate YLH828 chromosome 1, ASM3356847v2, whole genome shotgun sequence DNA:
- the LOC140888446 gene encoding uncharacterized protein isoform X2, whose translation MRAIRERRCKMRRHWKQLNGLQNKDAPKRKPYNGVNQDDWNFLCDYFGNKEQMKKSEKNTSNRFCRPLEGAHGSKTLVQHYHASANPATGELPSAIDTFEQFFHKGGQWKNDWAAQKTC comes from the exons ATGAGAGCAATTAGAGAACGAAGATGTAAGATGAGGAGGCATTGGAAGCAACTCAATGGGTTGCAAAATAAAGATGCACCAAAGAGGAAGCCGTACAATGGAGTAAACCAAGATGATTGGAATTTTCTTTGTGATTATTTTGGAAACAAAGAACAAATG AAAAAATCCGAAAAGAATACAAGTAATCGGTTTTGTAGGCCACTTGAGGGCGCTCATGGATCGAAGACTTTGGTTCAACATTATCATGCTAGT gccAATCCTGCGACTGGAGAGCTCCCAAGCGCCATCGACACCTTTGAGCAATTTTTTCACAAAGGAGGACAATGGAAGAATGATTGGGCTGCACAAAAAACAT gctGA
- the LOC140888446 gene encoding uncharacterized protein isoform X1, with amino-acid sequence MRAIRERRCKMRRHWKQLNGLQNKDAPKRKPYNGVNQDDWNFLCDYFGNKEQMKKSEKNTSNRFCRPLEGAHGSKTLVQHYHASANPATGELPSAIDTFEQFFHKGGQWKNDWAAQKTYRGIESSLLNASTFP; translated from the exons ATGAGAGCAATTAGAGAACGAAGATGTAAGATGAGGAGGCATTGGAAGCAACTCAATGGGTTGCAAAATAAAGATGCACCAAAGAGGAAGCCGTACAATGGAGTAAACCAAGATGATTGGAATTTTCTTTGTGATTATTTTGGAAACAAAGAACAAATG AAAAAATCCGAAAAGAATACAAGTAATCGGTTTTGTAGGCCACTTGAGGGCGCTCATGGATCGAAGACTTTGGTTCAACATTATCATGCTAGT gccAATCCTGCGACTGGAGAGCTCCCAAGCGCCATCGACACCTTTGAGCAATTTTTTCACAAAGGAGGACAATGGAAGAATGATTGGGCTGCACAAAAAACAT ATCGTGGTATAGAATCTTCTCTTCTCAATGCATCAACTTTTCCATAA
- the LOC140888428 gene encoding uncharacterized protein isoform X1, protein MRYFPLTPRLKRLYSSRHTARDMRWHDAERLKDDGVLRHPADGSAWNMFDEKFPAFSMDPRNVRLGLATDGFNPFGNMSTTYSMWPVMVVPYNMPPWKCMQSENMMLSLLIPGPTSPGKDMDVFLQPLIEELKRLWEGVNTRDAVTNDTFLMRAAVLWTINDYPAYALMSGWSTKGYKTCPTCNEETPSKGIRSKIAYIGHRRFLPLNDPMRRNKQFDGKVEPRSPPRELNAEDILAQLEHVHVGLPGKHKQYGGVKRKRSAIELNWSKKSIFFQLEYWKHLPLRHNLDVMHIEKNVCDSILGTLLNIEGKSKDTEKARLDLQDMGIRKELHLYKDGNKWKKPPATYTLSTEEKRLFCQFIKSVKFPDGFAANLSKNVNEATCKILGFKSHDCHVLLQRLLPARIRPFLKKEVRETIIELCNFFQQICAKTLNVSDLKLLEKNVVLILCKLERIFPPAFFDIMVHLILHLPQEAIMGGPVHFRWMYSSERSMGIYKQYVTNRARPEGSIAEAYIVNEVLTFCSMYFRDIETRYNRPERNDDRVNTCPSRVLSVFKHVGRPLGKKEVKVLEPSLRRKAEWYVLNNCQEVEKYLEMSSSKASDSATREGGSGGDGGGRQTIWRRQSCSKVLEKALRKRKHDKLEVNFEEHTGGSIGEIGNGLIT, encoded by the exons ATGCGCTACTTTCCCTTGACTCCTAGATTAAAGCGATTGTATAGTTCTAGACACACTGCAAGAGATATGAGGTGGCATGATGCTGAGAGGCTAAAAGATGATGGTGTTTTAAGGCATCCTGCGGATGGTTCTGCTTGGAATATGTTTGATGAGAAATTTCCAGCATTTTCCATGGATCCTAGAAATGTGCGTCTTGGTTTGGCAACAGATGGTTTTAATCCATTTGGTAACATGAGTACGACTTACAGCATGTGGCCTGTTATGGTTGTTCCGTATAACATGCCACCTTGGAAGTGTATGCAGTCTGAAAATATGATGTTGTCTTTATTAATTCCTGGACCAACATCTCCTGGAAAAGACATGGATGTTTTCCTTCAACCACTAATTGAAGAGTTGAAAAGATTATGGGAAGGCGTGAATACTCGAGATGCAGTGACTAATGATACTTTCTTAATGCGTGCAGCGGTTTTATGGACCATCAATGATTATCCTGCGTATGCTTTAATGTCTGGATGGAGTACAAAAGGGTATAAAACATGTCCAACTTGTAACGAAGAAACTCCTTCAAAAGGCATAAGGAGTAAGATAGCTTACATTGGGCATAGACGTTTTCTTCCTTTAAATGATCCAATGAGGCGAAACAAACAATTTGATGGTAAAGTGGAACCAAGATCTCCTCCTAGAGAATTAAATGCCGAAGATATATTAGCTCAGTTAGAACATGTCCATGTTGGTCTTCCTGGAAAACATAAACAATATGGAGGTGTAAAGCGCAAACGTTCAGCTATCGAGCTTAACTGGTCGAAAAAAAGCATATTTTTCCAGCTTGAATACTGGAAACACTTACCACTTCGACATAACTTAGATGTAATGCATATCGAGAAGAATGTGTGTGATAGTATTCTTGGCACCTTGTTGAACATTGAAGGGAAATCAAAAGACACAGAAAAGGCGAGACTAGATCTTCAGGACATGGGGATCAGAAAAGAGTTGCATCTCTACAAAGATGGAAATAAATGGAAGAAGCCACCGGCAACATATACATTAAGTACTGAAGAGAAACGCCTATTTTGTCAATTTATCAAATCGGTGAAGTTTCCGGATGGTTTTGCTGCCAACTTATCAAAAAATGTCAATGAAGCCACTTGTAAAATTTTGGGATTCAAGTCTCATGACTGTCATGTTTTGCTCCAGCGTTTATTGCCAGCAAGAATCAGGCCTTTCTTAAAGAAAGAAGTGCGTGAAACTATCATTGAATTGTGTAACTTCTTCCAACAAATATGTGCCAAGACTTTGAACGTCAGTGATCTTAAATTGTTGGAGAAAAATGTTGTGCTTATTTTATGCAAGTTGGAAAGAATATTCCCTCCAGCGTTCTTTGATATTATGGTTCACTTGATTCTTCATTTACCACAAGAGGCAATAATGGGTGGTCCTGTGCATTTTAGATGGATGTATAGCAGTGAGCGATCTATGGGTATCTACAAACAATATGTTACCAATAGAGCGCGTCCAGAGGGGTCTATTGCTGAAGCTTACATTGTTAATGAGGTTTTAACCTTTTGCTCGATGTATTTTCGAGATATCGAAACTCGATATAATCGACCGGAAAGGAATGATGATAGGGTGAACACTTGCCCTTCTCGAGTTCTTTCTGTATTCAAGCATGTTGGTCGACCCTTGGGCAAGAAAGAGGTTAAAGTTCTTGAACCTTCTTTACGAAGGAAGGCAGAGTGGTATGTGCTAAATAATTGTCAAGAAGTTGAAAAATATCTCGA GATGTCTAGTTCGAAGGCTAGTGATTCTGCTACTAGAGAGGGTGGATCAGGCGGGGATGGAGGAGGCAGACAAACAATATGGAGACGACAATCTTGCAGTAAAGTTCTCGAGAAGGCATTGAGAAAGCGAAAACATGATAAATTGGAGGTCAATTTTGAAGAGCATACAGGAGGAAGTATTGGAGAAATTGGAAATGGTTTAATAACTTGA
- the LOC140888428 gene encoding uncharacterized protein isoform X3 yields the protein MRYFPLTPRLKRLYSSRHTARDMRWHDAERLKDDGVLRHPADGSAWNMFDEKFPAFSMDPRNVRLGLATDGFNPFGNMSTTYSMWPVMVVPYNMPPWKCMQSENMMLSLLIPGPTSPGKDMDVFLQPLIEELKRLWEGVNTRDAVTNDTFLMRAAVLWTINDYPAYALMSGWSTKGYKTCPTCNEETPSKGIRSKIAYIGHRRFLPLNDPMRRNKQFDGKVEPRSPPRELNAEDILAQLEHVHVGLPGKHKQYGGVKRKRSAIELNWSKKSIFFQLEYWKHLPLRHNLDVMHIEKNVCDSILGTLLNIEGKSKDTEKARLDLQDMGIRKELHLYKDGNKWKKPPATYTLSTEEKRLFCQFIKSVKFPDGFAANLSKNVNEATCKILGFKSHDCHVLLQRLLPARIRPFLKKEVRETIIELCNFFQQICAKTLNVSDLKLLEKNVVLILCKLERIFPPAFFDIMVHLILHLPQEAIMGGPVHFRWMYSSERSMGIYKQYVTNRARPEGSIAEAYIVNEVLTFCSMYFRDIETRYNRPERNDDRVNTCPSRVLSVFKHVGRPLGKKEVKVLEPSLRRKAEWYVLNNCQEVEKYLEEHRNILLARRVRNVEQQQEIEFPMWFKDKDV from the exons ATGCGCTACTTTCCCTTGACTCCTAGATTAAAGCGATTGTATAGTTCTAGACACACTGCAAGAGATATGAGGTGGCATGATGCTGAGAGGCTAAAAGATGATGGTGTTTTAAGGCATCCTGCGGATGGTTCTGCTTGGAATATGTTTGATGAGAAATTTCCAGCATTTTCCATGGATCCTAGAAATGTGCGTCTTGGTTTGGCAACAGATGGTTTTAATCCATTTGGTAACATGAGTACGACTTACAGCATGTGGCCTGTTATGGTTGTTCCGTATAACATGCCACCTTGGAAGTGTATGCAGTCTGAAAATATGATGTTGTCTTTATTAATTCCTGGACCAACATCTCCTGGAAAAGACATGGATGTTTTCCTTCAACCACTAATTGAAGAGTTGAAAAGATTATGGGAAGGCGTGAATACTCGAGATGCAGTGACTAATGATACTTTCTTAATGCGTGCAGCGGTTTTATGGACCATCAATGATTATCCTGCGTATGCTTTAATGTCTGGATGGAGTACAAAAGGGTATAAAACATGTCCAACTTGTAACGAAGAAACTCCTTCAAAAGGCATAAGGAGTAAGATAGCTTACATTGGGCATAGACGTTTTCTTCCTTTAAATGATCCAATGAGGCGAAACAAACAATTTGATGGTAAAGTGGAACCAAGATCTCCTCCTAGAGAATTAAATGCCGAAGATATATTAGCTCAGTTAGAACATGTCCATGTTGGTCTTCCTGGAAAACATAAACAATATGGAGGTGTAAAGCGCAAACGTTCAGCTATCGAGCTTAACTGGTCGAAAAAAAGCATATTTTTCCAGCTTGAATACTGGAAACACTTACCACTTCGACATAACTTAGATGTAATGCATATCGAGAAGAATGTGTGTGATAGTATTCTTGGCACCTTGTTGAACATTGAAGGGAAATCAAAAGACACAGAAAAGGCGAGACTAGATCTTCAGGACATGGGGATCAGAAAAGAGTTGCATCTCTACAAAGATGGAAATAAATGGAAGAAGCCACCGGCAACATATACATTAAGTACTGAAGAGAAACGCCTATTTTGTCAATTTATCAAATCGGTGAAGTTTCCGGATGGTTTTGCTGCCAACTTATCAAAAAATGTCAATGAAGCCACTTGTAAAATTTTGGGATTCAAGTCTCATGACTGTCATGTTTTGCTCCAGCGTTTATTGCCAGCAAGAATCAGGCCTTTCTTAAAGAAAGAAGTGCGTGAAACTATCATTGAATTGTGTAACTTCTTCCAACAAATATGTGCCAAGACTTTGAACGTCAGTGATCTTAAATTGTTGGAGAAAAATGTTGTGCTTATTTTATGCAAGTTGGAAAGAATATTCCCTCCAGCGTTCTTTGATATTATGGTTCACTTGATTCTTCATTTACCACAAGAGGCAATAATGGGTGGTCCTGTGCATTTTAGATGGATGTATAGCAGTGAGCGATCTATGGGTATCTACAAACAATATGTTACCAATAGAGCGCGTCCAGAGGGGTCTATTGCTGAAGCTTACATTGTTAATGAGGTTTTAACCTTTTGCTCGATGTATTTTCGAGATATCGAAACTCGATATAATCGACCGGAAAGGAATGATGATAGGGTGAACACTTGCCCTTCTCGAGTTCTTTCTGTATTCAAGCATGTTGGTCGACCCTTGGGCAAGAAAGAGGTTAAAGTTCTTGAACCTTCTTTACGAAGGAAGGCAGAGTGGTATGTGCTAAATAATTGTCAAGAAGTTGAAAAATATCTCGA GGAGCATCGAAATATTCTATTAGCTCGGAGAGTGCGGAATGTGGAACAACAACAAGAAATTGAATTTCCCATGTGGTTTAAGGATAAG GATGTCTAG
- the LOC140888428 gene encoding uncharacterized protein isoform X2: MRYFPLTPRLKRLYSSRHTARDMRWHDAERLKDDGVLRHPADGSAWNMFDEKFPAFSMDPRNVRLGLATDGFNPFGNMSTTYSMWPVMVVPYNMPPWKCMQSENMMLSLLIPGPTSPGKDMDVFLQPLIEELKRLWEGVNTRDAVTNDTFLMRAAVLWTINDYPAYALMSGWSTKGYKTCPTCNEETPSKGIRSKIAYIGHRRFLPLNDPMRRNKQFDGKVEPRSPPRELNAEDILAQLEHVHVGLPGKHKQYGGVKRKRSAIELNWSKKSIFFQLEYWKHLPLRHNLDVMHIEKNVCDSILGTLLNIEGKSKDTEKARLDLQDMGIRKELHLYKDGNKWKKPPATYTLSTEEKRLFCQFIKSVKFPDGFAANLSKNVNEATCKILGFKSHDCHVLLQRLLPARIRPFLKKEVRETIIELCNFFQQICAKTLNVSDLKLLEKNVVLILCKLERIFPPAFFDIMVHLILHLPQEAIMGGPVHFRWMYSSERSMGIYKQYVTNRARPEGSIAEAYIVNEVLTFCSMYFRDIETRYNRPERNDDRVNTCPSRVLSVFKHVGRPLGKKEVKVLEPSLRRKAEWYVLNNCQEVEKYLEEHRNILLARRVRNVEQQQEIEFPMWFKDKVNEMRAIGSYEATDELYGIS, encoded by the exons ATGCGCTACTTTCCCTTGACTCCTAGATTAAAGCGATTGTATAGTTCTAGACACACTGCAAGAGATATGAGGTGGCATGATGCTGAGAGGCTAAAAGATGATGGTGTTTTAAGGCATCCTGCGGATGGTTCTGCTTGGAATATGTTTGATGAGAAATTTCCAGCATTTTCCATGGATCCTAGAAATGTGCGTCTTGGTTTGGCAACAGATGGTTTTAATCCATTTGGTAACATGAGTACGACTTACAGCATGTGGCCTGTTATGGTTGTTCCGTATAACATGCCACCTTGGAAGTGTATGCAGTCTGAAAATATGATGTTGTCTTTATTAATTCCTGGACCAACATCTCCTGGAAAAGACATGGATGTTTTCCTTCAACCACTAATTGAAGAGTTGAAAAGATTATGGGAAGGCGTGAATACTCGAGATGCAGTGACTAATGATACTTTCTTAATGCGTGCAGCGGTTTTATGGACCATCAATGATTATCCTGCGTATGCTTTAATGTCTGGATGGAGTACAAAAGGGTATAAAACATGTCCAACTTGTAACGAAGAAACTCCTTCAAAAGGCATAAGGAGTAAGATAGCTTACATTGGGCATAGACGTTTTCTTCCTTTAAATGATCCAATGAGGCGAAACAAACAATTTGATGGTAAAGTGGAACCAAGATCTCCTCCTAGAGAATTAAATGCCGAAGATATATTAGCTCAGTTAGAACATGTCCATGTTGGTCTTCCTGGAAAACATAAACAATATGGAGGTGTAAAGCGCAAACGTTCAGCTATCGAGCTTAACTGGTCGAAAAAAAGCATATTTTTCCAGCTTGAATACTGGAAACACTTACCACTTCGACATAACTTAGATGTAATGCATATCGAGAAGAATGTGTGTGATAGTATTCTTGGCACCTTGTTGAACATTGAAGGGAAATCAAAAGACACAGAAAAGGCGAGACTAGATCTTCAGGACATGGGGATCAGAAAAGAGTTGCATCTCTACAAAGATGGAAATAAATGGAAGAAGCCACCGGCAACATATACATTAAGTACTGAAGAGAAACGCCTATTTTGTCAATTTATCAAATCGGTGAAGTTTCCGGATGGTTTTGCTGCCAACTTATCAAAAAATGTCAATGAAGCCACTTGTAAAATTTTGGGATTCAAGTCTCATGACTGTCATGTTTTGCTCCAGCGTTTATTGCCAGCAAGAATCAGGCCTTTCTTAAAGAAAGAAGTGCGTGAAACTATCATTGAATTGTGTAACTTCTTCCAACAAATATGTGCCAAGACTTTGAACGTCAGTGATCTTAAATTGTTGGAGAAAAATGTTGTGCTTATTTTATGCAAGTTGGAAAGAATATTCCCTCCAGCGTTCTTTGATATTATGGTTCACTTGATTCTTCATTTACCACAAGAGGCAATAATGGGTGGTCCTGTGCATTTTAGATGGATGTATAGCAGTGAGCGATCTATGGGTATCTACAAACAATATGTTACCAATAGAGCGCGTCCAGAGGGGTCTATTGCTGAAGCTTACATTGTTAATGAGGTTTTAACCTTTTGCTCGATGTATTTTCGAGATATCGAAACTCGATATAATCGACCGGAAAGGAATGATGATAGGGTGAACACTTGCCCTTCTCGAGTTCTTTCTGTATTCAAGCATGTTGGTCGACCCTTGGGCAAGAAAGAGGTTAAAGTTCTTGAACCTTCTTTACGAAGGAAGGCAGAGTGGTATGTGCTAAATAATTGTCAAGAAGTTGAAAAATATCTCGA GGAGCATCGAAATATTCTATTAGCTCGGAGAGTGCGGAATGTGGAACAACAACAAGAAATTGAATTTCCCATGTGGTTTAAGGATAAG GTTAATGAAATGCGAGCAATTGGGTCATATGAGGCTACAGATGAATTGTATGGCATTAGCTAA